Within Gambusia affinis linkage group LG01, SWU_Gaff_1.0, whole genome shotgun sequence, the genomic segment GACTGTTTTAATGTCATCACAGCCATGTATCAGTTTGTAAAAGcggattatttttaattcagctgAGATAACAGAACcaagcctttttctttttaaaaaattttttaaccaTGCTTCTCTATAAACACATTCACAGTTCATActtctttgttgtttgcttACGAGCTGCTTGGTGTGAGCTGATCATAGCCAAATAgattatacacacacacacacacactgtttgtTAAAGGCCCGGACTGCTACCATCACCCCACCCAGAAGATTGACAAAGTATCATCTGATCATTTTCCACATTCAGGAACTGAAGTATGTTGTAACTTCCCATCAGTTTAGTTGTTTAGGTGCAATGGTGAGTCATCTAGATTGaggaaattcagttttttctttgttcacatTTAGCAGGTCTTACGTCTGTAGTTTTGGCATTTTTGTACACGACTATTTGGGGTTCTAAAAGAATCCACTTCTTCTGACCCTGGGTCAGTTCATATCTGCTTTGAAAGCACACGACTCAAGGttattcttaaacattttagtttgatcAAGAGTGAGAATCTGTTGTATTTCATAGGAGTTGAACAGCCACAATTAGTGGCAGTGTAAAAGCTTTagataataaaattacatttctaatCCCTGAGGTGGGATATTTAGGAAATATTAACACACCATTTGTAAAgcctaaattattaaaattagttgACATAGTGAAAGAGCAGACAGCTAAACAATAATTTACTGTAATATTATACATTGTATCCAACAATAAttgcttgttgtttttgatcatttgaacagtttttctgtttgacatcaatattcaaattatttcacagtTTGACTCCACTTACTGATGCACAAAAGTTGTTTTCTGAATTTGTATATTAATTTGCTCCTTAGTCTTAaccaatttttaaatgttttctggtaACTGTTTTGGTGATTTTCTTATTGATCGTCTGTtgtaattaaagttaaaaatatactgCAGTGATGGATTAAGTATTAAATaccagtttatttgtttaatgtaTGGGCTGTACAAGCAATAAATGTATAGTCCATACATTTATTGCTTGTGGAAAGGAGAGGACATTCTGATAGGTTTATACTTCCAAAGTTTTGACATACTGTATTTTTTGAACAtattcaaaaattaaacaaacaattaatctgaattacacacagatttaagctttatgattttatttctttttacttctattacacatcaaattatttaactaaagcaaattaaactAATATGCAATGTTTCATAACATGAGtacaaaactatttgtttaCGGGTATGAAATGGAAATAGGTTTGTCCAAAATAACTGTGTATAAAACAGATGTGCAAGGTAATCAAACCTCACATAATCTGTTATGAATGAAGAATAACTAATTCTTTTTAGAGCtataatcaaaatatttctagATGGGTACATTAAAGATTAGACCTGAGTTTTATCACagttaaaaaaatcattaatcactttattttgcTGTGGATATTTAAACAACAAGCAGATAgtttaattttcaacaaaatatagCTGACATGAAAACTAAACTGATCTCCTGTTGTTCTTACAGTTATGTGGACTTGCATTGATTGTCGTGGGAGTCGTTGTGCAGGTTTCTATGCATAAAACCTTTCGGATCATGGACGTCGATGCCTCTGCGGGCCCCATTATCCTCATCGTGGTGGGTCTTTTGACTTTCTTCGTCTCATTCTTCGGCTGCTGTGGAGCCTGGAAAGAGAACCACTGCATGGTCGCCACGGTAATCCACTTATAACTTACAGTCATAAGTAAAGCTACAGCAGAGCAGAGTGTAcacagatttctttaaaataaattatatatgggtataataatcaatcaattaaatcaatcaaattttatttgtatagcacatttcagcagcaaggcatttcaaagtgctttacatcaaatcagacagaaacacaatgcaacatagaatcaacaataaaaacacaacattaagtcaagtaccatcaataaatttgtaattgattacatttcaaatacaactccaaacaagtgggtttttagttgagatttaaaggaagtcagtgtttcagctgttttacagttttctggaagtttgttccagatttttggtgcatagatgctaaatgccgcttctcctcgtttggttctggttctgggggtgcagagcagaaccagaaccagaagacctgagaggttctggaaggttgatacaacagcagcagatctttaatgtattgttgtgataaaccattcagtgatttataaactaacaacagtattttaaagtctattctttgagcgacagggagccagtggagggactttaaaactggtgttatgtgctctatcttcctggttttagtgagaacacgagcagcagcattctggatcagctgtagctgtttgattgatttgttggacagacctgtgaagacgctgttacaataatcaatacgactgaagataaacgcatggatgaatttttctagatctggctgagacattagtcctttaatcctggaaatgttcttcaggtgatagaaggccaactttgtaactgtctttatgtggctctggatgtTCTAATAACACAAATGGCATCAACAGCCATCAATTCTCCTCAgaatttttctttagaaaaagtCCCTATtgaaaatttatgtttaattattccTTTGACCAAATCAATTTCTCCTTCTCCGTCAACcattaatgtgtaaaataaaaataaattaatacatattaATGCTTTGCCAGCAAAACATTGGGGTGATAAATTCACTTTGaatctatcagccaatcagagggcaGAACACTTCTGACATCACTGACAGACTCAGAAAGTCTGTCGACTATGTGCCTCAGTATCCACTTTCACTTTGTGGCTGAGTTGCTGACATTTCCAATCACTTCCACTTTGTTACAGTAACACTATCAGTTCTCTGTGGAATATTTAGTTGTGAGGACTTTTCATAACTGGTAACAAATCACAGTAACATGCTGGAATTCACTGAGTTCACCGTGTTTGTAGAAGCAGCCTCCATAACCGGGTGTTTGAGTTTAGATGTTCCAATCACATCTATTAAAATCAATCATCTGGATAggagaaacaatatttttgactATGTAGTAAAAATTTACCTCCCTCCCTTTTCTTAattgttctgcagttttccttctttctctcggTGGTCGTCGCTGCTGAGATTGCTGCAATCGTGCTTGGATACATGTACAGAGACAAGGTATATGTACACTTCACTCTATGTTATGTTGTGCAACTCACTGCAGGAGgggtgttttaattttcttttgcatcttCTGTGTAGGTCAAAAACATTATAGAGAGCAATCTCTCTGATATGGTCGTGAACTACAAGGTGGGCTCAGCAGAACTCAGAGAAACTTTGGATAAATTCCAGGAGACTGTAAGTTCAGCGTCGTCTGTCCTCGTCACTGTTTACTTTGCTCAGCAACACCTTTGCATAACAGTTCTGCATCCTGTTTGTCCTTCAGCGTGTGTCATTATTACTCTTTGCGCTGTCTGTTGGCCCAGGTCACAGCTGGCTCTTCTGTTATCAAGGTTTTGTGTTGGCTCATTTGCAGTGGAAGTGCTGTGGCGTGCAGAACTCCAGCGATTGGAGGAATTATGGCAGTGATGGAAATACGGTGCCTGACTCATGCTGCGTAGAGGTCAAACCAGGCTGTGGAAACGGAACCATGACAGATGCCACCAAAGTGCACCAGGAggtaaaatatatgttttagcTGTTGGAGTTTCAGGAACAGTAGGTAACAGGATGTCACCAGTCGTCATGACCGGATAAGGTCCTGGTAGCTCGAGATATTAAGTTACCCGAAACTAAACACAGACTACATTCCATGTAGATGGAATGTAAATATTAGGGCGAAGCATAATTCCACTTAGATAAAATTGTTTCTGTGAGACAAATAAACGTGGACTTAAGACTTAGTCGTGATGCTTGGATTTAGAGAGGAGTACATGAGGCCTGATGGCTAGCTGTGCCTTTacagtttattaaaacaaactacttTTATGTATACATAGTTCTTGTGTGACATCACACTTCTGGGAACTTTGCcgctgacagccatcttggtaggtattgaaactgtcactacAGTTGCTGTGGAGTTGATACAACAATAAACAGACTTAGAACTTTCTCTTGCTTCCTTCTTATCTAACTTATAAACAATATTAGTACATTTTTTCCATATACTCTTTTTCATTGATCTTGAAGCCATGGGTCATCTATGCTTTGTGCTGCGCTTGCCTATCAACATGGCGGTTCAGTAGCGAGGATCAGTTCTGGCtcagacttgtgggaactaTGTGTTGTCAATGCGATAGACCAATACAAACTAGCAAGTAATTATAAAGTGTAAAGGAAACTatgcagttttcttttactttattttttattattttcctcattAGTAGAAACAAGACACTATCAACATTCGTTAGCCACAATACAATCAAcccaataaagaaaaatggaagagCAAAAGATCAGTTGTCTCCATTCTGTGCTTTGCTCCTTTTTaacatgtaaattattttctagTGAAAAATAATCGGCTATGTGTTGTAAATAATTCTCTGGGGGTGACAGGCAGTACGGTGGGTGCTGACGCAGCATGACATCTGTAATTAATGCCTCTACAAATCAAAAGCAAGGTGATACAAACCCAATTATGAAAGCCACCACAATGTTAATCCTTCCCCTGTTCTGCAAGGAATATGCTGCTTCAAGCGTTCCATATAAATGACTGTGAATTGCACTAAGTTAGAAAGCAGTCCACCATGGATAAACTATGTTAGGAACTTTTGCAATTTGCTCAGGAGCCAAAGATTTCAGTGCCTCTTACAGATCACATGCTAGGAAGTTGATGTCTGCTCatgttttgttctgtattttagGGTTGCCGTGACGTCATGGTGACGTTCCTAAAGAGAGACGCTCATTGGGTGATAATTGCAGCTATCATTGTTGCTGTCCTCCAGGTACGTACTGGCTGTAAATCAAAGCACATCATCAGAGGATTCACCTGCCCATATTTCTTTGACCaatatcatttttttattcttaagatCATGATGTAAAAGAGAGAAACATGCTCCTAATTGAGGCAGTaattaagaaacaaacagaaaaaggaagaaattaccAAATCTTCATCTAAATCttatttaagacaaaacatGATATTGGATTTTTggtcaatattaaaaaatttaccAATTGTTTGAGCAGAAACAAACGTATTGTTTATGTCCTCATACATAGAAAAGTTTTTTCTAGGGATGCATGATATTACCGATATCATGGTATTGGTATCGGGCGACGTTAGCTTTAAGATTTAATATCGGCCATTCTGTCAAAATAACTCACTGATATAAAAGGCGTTGTTTCATAGGACAAACCAGTGGCACTGATACCTGCAGCACAGCACTTCAAGTTTGTACTTTTTGAGTGTCGTCATTGTCTAAGAGAGACCAGATGTCATGAATGAATCTGACATTAAACATATTGCAAGTTGAAAGTGTTACATCATTTCCAGCCTCCTTTTTGCATTTGGCTAAATTGACAAAGATAATATAGTATTTTAATTCCACAGTAGAGAAATCAATATAGTTTTAGTAAGTAGGTATAGGAAAGAAATATTGGTATTTGTATCAGTTATTGACCAAATGAGCCTTAGTATATTGACTTATTGGATATTGACCAAAAATCCAATATTGTGCATTCCTAGTTCTTAGTTTTGAtgagtttgatcattttaaggggaaaaaagattGTTGTGTGACCTGCCAATCAGGTTTTATGCTTATTCTACatcttttaagaaaacaaaagggcTAATTTAGTCTAATCAgcattcttgtgtttttatttgtaagtatacgttttattttaccttcttacttacatgtttaaaatgttttattttaaacgtaGCATCATGTGGGGTTTCATGGTCATATTAATCCATTCACTTCTTCCTTTCAGATTCTGGGCATCGTGTTTGCTTGCTTGTTGATGAGAGGCATCCGCGGCGGCTATGAAGTCATGTGATTGGCATGTAAATAAATGCTGGGTGGTCAGGCCCTACTTATTAGGagcttcatttcaaaacagttaATATTCATGTTAAAGTTCCCGTTTTAATTACAAGATTTTAAGTTTCTCCTTTATAGCAAAATTGAGGTTTTTAGTTTCATGTTGGATCATTATTCCTGCTTTTATACtgtaaatataaacactcaGAGGAAAACTGATGATTGTCTTGGGGTCACGACAAAGCCTGGAGGTTTTTAAAGCGTTCTCTTTGGAGAGTATTTTTGAGTTAAGTTTTTATGTTATGGtttcatttgtaataaagtCTCCTGAAATTACATGGGTTTTCAATAAAGACAATTAAGGAATAAAAGCAGCATCAAgatatttattgcaaaaaaagaaaaagcataatGCAATActggcacaaaaacacaacactcAAAACATGagtaaataatgaataattacAAAAAGATTAATGTTCCAGATGCAGAGTGCCAAAACTTACAAAAGGCACAGGAAGTATAATGATGGACTTTACAACTGCAGTTATGTTGTACTCCTTTGTACTTTCAATCCTAGGTATTTGAAAAGATTGGATGAAACTTTGTGCtaaaatacatgaatttaaATCTCCACATGAACAAAATGATGGATATAAAACGGAAACAGTAAAGTGCAATCACAACTTGACAGTCTACACCTGGGTTTCATCCCccaatttctgtattttatctaaaaataaaagctaattttaGTCTTTTGAACACCTTTTTCATGACCAGaaagttggaaaataaaaataaagcataaaatgaGGCAACAGCAAGAGAAAATACAGCATGTTTGATGACGTGTCCATAAATTCTGAATAAAGTTCtctttacatttattacatctgaatttttcatttaatcattttttctcTCAAGTTGAATTATCTTTGTTTCCTCTACTTGCATTTTGTCCGAATGTAGGTACAAACTAAGAAGCTCAGCACATTAAAGCAGTAATGACctgaaaaacaggaataaaCATTTAACCTCAAGTTTTTATATAAGCatctgaaaaagtattcacaccccttgaacctTTCAATAATAATTGacattattatttgttaaataatgtCAATTTAACAAAGATAAATTTACATTATCTTTGTCAGTTTAGCCAAAAAGGGACAGTGGATGAAAGAGCAACATGCTTTGTGACATACCAGCACACAGCcgtgcataattatgaagtgggaGTAAAATGATACCAAGTTCAAAATACAAAGTTCTTttaacaatctgaaaagtgaacATGGCATACATGTTTTTAGCATTCTTACTTTGattcccctaaataaaatccagttcaaGCAAGAGCCCTAACATGCAAAACATGAACACACCAAGGACAGGATGTTACataatggcagcatcatgctgtggggagcGTTTTACTCAGCTGGGTCAGAATTAGACTGGGGTCTGGACTCGCCTTCCAGTCGGATCATAACCCAACAAAATGACCTAGTTAAAGTCCCAATTTCGTTTGATCttgaaaggttttatttttgtgttggtctttaacataaaattgtggttttaaagtgaagaaacgtagaaaaataaaagggtgtgaatacttttgcatggcaCAGCAGATAAGCGCTCAACAGGAAATTAAACTTTCCCACCAAGGAtaagaactgcaaacagaaacacctGTTGTCTCTGATAAAGACACGTTGACGTCATGTTTCCATATTAAATTGTCACAGAGCAAATTAGCATCAGTGTCCGGCgttggtttttcttttgaaccCAATCTCGCCAGGAAATGTTCTACATTTCTCTTATTTCCTTTGCAGTAAGAGGATGTTGACACTCTTGTGTGCATTGCGATACAAATGTGACTATAGTCACAGAAGCAGGCTTCCTGTCAGTGACGGCTCGCAGCGCTGGGGTAGTTTGCAGACATGAGCACCATGCAGTGCAACAGAAGAGACAGCTCTGACtctgcaaattttaaaaaaagagtttataATGTTAGGGTAAAGACACTAAAATGaggaaataatctttaaaaaaaaatagatgtgaaGTAGTAGTCTATGAAAGACTTTGTTGTTAATGTAggacttgtgtttttattgagtttCTGTTAAAGGAGCATCACAGCGATGGTGTCTACCTCTACTGACTGCAGAaagtacaaaattaaaataaacactttattttacattggtcAACCCATTTAATCGGATATGATCTACTTACATGATCTTGTGTACAATAATCCACAAATATATCATTCAatagaaaatgagaaacttaCTTagctgaaagcatttttttgtttttccaccaaatattgatttctgaactcttcctgagttgaaacattagtattgttgtttctaaacaaatatgaacttgttttatttgaggTCAGAAAGCACTGCGTTTCTTTGGtaattttgaccatttctaatttcctgtaaataaatactaaatttttgcttggaatttcagagacacaTTGTCAGTAATTCATAGAGTAAAAGACCAatattcattttactcaaacataggccaataaaaagagtaaaatttgagaaaattatcattttaaatggtttcttAATTCTTTTCCAGAGCTATATATTCAGTGAAGTACAAAACACAGCTTCTTAAATCCAAGTACCTTTTAAAGCAGAGGACACCTGAAGCCACTGAGACAACCACTCACGAGACTGACTGATACCAAGACTGTCAGCGTTCATCCCTCTCACATAACAAGCCTGCAACAAGAAAGTCTTACATCAGCCTGAGAAACCGCTTCAGCCTGGGGAAATAAAACCCACATAGTGACGAACCTGTTTCAGCTCCCACTCACTGAGCTGGTGAGGGCCCATTCGGCTCAGGGCTCGGTCCAGCTGGAACAGCTCCACGGCGTGGCTGTTCAGCCGTCGACCAATCAGGAAGCCCGGGAGACGGGGCGTCAGGAAGAGGAGGGGGCTGATGTGTCTCTGATCAGCCATAAACACAGATGAGCTCAGACAGATGCAGCAGAGGGGGGGGTGAATGAGAAGAAGGTTGTACTCACCATCTGATCGTGGCTCATTGTGTTCATGGCCAGAGGAGCTTTGGAGAACAGACTTCTGACAGCCAGGATTTCAGAGACATTCGGGTTTCCGCCGCGTTGCACCTGGATGCAAACAGAAAGTCCTGTTAAGGCTGGACAGATGAAACCTCTGCCAGAAATCAACTTTCACAAGTTTGATCTGGTTTTGACGCAAGATGGGCCCAACGCAGACATTAGCATGTCTAAACACGGTTGTGGATCGGTTCAAAGAGttacagcaaaacagaaacGAAATGCCATTTTCTCAAATTATAACTTTAAATCTTTCCttgaaatcattaaatattcTGTATATTCAAACCAACCACATTTATTGCCACCCATGATaagagatgtgaaaaaaaatgtttagattattttaatgatACTGAACTAATTTAGCAAATGGTTAATTAACTGCAGTGTAACGactcaaaaaacaacatactcagagcagtaagccaaaaatatatatatacattttggatttaagatatatataaaaaagtcaTTATGTTGTTCCCAGAGCTCAATGTCAAAGTTTTAACATAATCttgttcaaaattttttttttattaaaccccccccaaaaaaacattaaatctccTATTAaggatattttattattctgttattgatttgtgaataataataaaattaaccCTATAGTTATTGGATGTTAAGTGAAGCAGAAAGGCCTGaggttttcacatgttgatattagaaatattattttagttgCAGATGCATCCTGTACTACAAATGACCAagcattcactaaaggaattaaattattgcattttagacaataaaatgtttattttcttatttaaaaaggaactgaataatttgttttaattcatttttatcacGTAAAAAAGGCTTCAATGTAAAACCAGCAGAAAGTGCcaatttgttaaaatttgacTAATCATTAGCATAATCagtaactaaaataatcattagctgcaGCCCTGATTTCTGACACATGTCCTTACCTTAGCGCAGAGGTTCTTCAGAAGACCTGGCAGGTGACCGTTTTTGACCTGATGGCTCACATCCTCCAGCTCTTTGAGAACCGGTTGGTGGTGCTGGGTCCTGTGAGAATGATACACTTTCCGAAACTCCAGCTGCTGCCGGGGAGTCCAGAAGTGAGGAATCAGCAGCTGGCGAGGGAAAAAGTACCTGAAAGCCACACGGAGACGTTGGTGTTGGCGACTGCAGTGGTGTAATCAGGCACAaacattaatctttttaaaatggtgtgctgaatataaaataaaattcaaaaaaaccATGCAGAGATGAAACTCACATTAGGAAGAAGATTAGGTAGTTTGCAAAAGGAGGAATGGTAATAATCACAAGTGGAATGGCCTTTATTAGGTCTCTGCGAAACTGAGAAGTATAGATTACATTACTATGCAACAACATCACagagaaatcaataaaattagAAGAACTTAAgctcagcaaaaacacaaaatcacaaatatttttggtggagtttctagtgcaagtatcttagcacacttggagtaaaacaaaacaaacttgcaagtaacttttcagtcaaacatttcttaatatttatggaaaagtaaagattatttcacatataacatgggaaaatatctttttattagtgaaataatcctCCAAGGGAACtcgtactttttcatcaatgttaaggaattaatttaaaacaaacggATATCTTGATTAAACGTTACTTGTaacttagtacatttgaaataagacaaaactaagatatttgcactagaaacttgattaaaaatacttggtgagggTATTTGCAGTGAGATCATAAATGTTAGCTACTACGTGTAGCTTTTGTAAAACAGCATAAATGAGTAATCTGTAAGAAGATTAAGTTCTAAGATTATATAATGGGAATCTCATGTTTGGTCTTGATAGGACATCCAATTGTCTTTCTGTAATTCTTGTTAAGAACATAGTCTTGTCATTCTAGATTTAGCCACCAAACATAAATACACATGTCAGCTACAtttataaagtaatttttaacatttattctaTGGACCTAGATTGACTGAAATCAGATTTATAATGTGTAGATGCAGTATTGATCCAAGGCATTTCCTCAGTGCACCATAGACAATGACAGGCTGCTGCCACCAGAGGGAGACATTGTTACTCAGAAAATGTACCTGGTTTGcggcacatttttttaatattgtcaGGTAAAACAAACTGGTTATAAGGTCACAAAGTCCTGTAGCAAAAAGGGTCATTGTTTGTCTCTCTACCGTCATCAATACTGTTGCTGAGatctttctaaattaaaaattaattatttttttacttaaaaaataaataaataaattgaggtTCTCTCTCTTAAtgtaatttaacatttcaaCCCTCTTCCAAGCACCTCATCCAGGCTTCacactaattattatttttatacattgttGTGAGGAAAGAAACCCCACatctaaataaatacttgagaaaatatcacttctTTAGGACACTGACCTGTCTGAGTTTTTCCATCTCCCTGTAGTGTAAATCGTGGAACTTCACTCCTTTCACCaccattttggtttttatcctCTTCACATCTCTGGCATCCTGGAACAGCATCCTGAATCCTTGAACAAGGTTCAAggaaacattcataaagacagAGGAATTCAAGGAGAGCTAGAGGAAACCGTCACTGGGTATTATTTGTAATAATACACACTGTAGTTAGTTTGTAAGCCGGTTTTCCTTCATTATACGCACAG encodes:
- the cd63 gene encoding CD63 antigen; its protein translation is MAVEGGMKCVKYILFGFNFISLLCGLALIVVGVVVQVSMHKTFRIMDVDASAGPIILIVVGLLTFFVSFFGCCGAWKENHCMVATFSFFLSVVVAAEIAAIVLGYMYRDKVKNIIESNLSDMVVNYKVGSAELRETLDKFQETWKCCGVQNSSDWRNYGSDGNTVPDSCCVEVKPGCGNGTMTDATKVHQEGCRDVMVTFLKRDAHWVIIAAIIVAVLQILGIVFACLLMRGIRGGYEVM
- the letmd1 gene encoding LETM1 domain-containing protein 1, producing the protein MALSCSSLCSRLSLTRLSGLSTNRITHGFYLQGVSCQSRLLLCRDFTSSKVRRGIGRYVSSTFQWANAKYEGFLKRRFPRFFLLYHTFKEGFRMLFQDARDVKRIKTKMVVKGVKFHDLHYREMEKLRQFRRDLIKAIPLVIITIPPFANYLIFFLMYFFPRQLLIPHFWTPRQQLEFRKVYHSHRTQHHQPVLKELEDVSHQVKNGHLPGLLKNLCAKVQRGGNPNVSEILAVRSLFSKAPLAMNTMSHDQMRHISPLLFLTPRLPGFLIGRRLNSHAVELFQLDRALSRMGPHQLSEWELKQACYVRGMNADSLGISQSREWLSQWLQVSSALKESELSLLLHCMVLMSANYPSAASRH